One window of Akkermansia biwaensis genomic DNA carries:
- the dnaA gene encoding chromosomal replication initiator protein DnaA: protein MTPSSELPAAWTKITGALQTIMSPEVYGLWFPKFSLLEDSGKTLTLVCDDPMAALWVENSYTPELKQAAMLALGGERNVKFVCADEVASEQETDAPAQKSSARKKTAQPDESQARTAKKARPQGARAALNDLYTFDSFVMYEDSRFAYQAAISAAQSERPLFNPLFLYGKSGVGKTHLLQAIGHEVLRQESSANVVYVTGEQFANEFIDASRTQNGQSFAKLRRKYRKADVLLVDDVQFISGKEKTVEEFLHTFDALFHAHKTIVLCADAAACDISNLDVRLAARLESGLTVELTLPGDEDRLEILRSKRDRAGMNVSDEILEFLASRIQKSVRRLEGALLRVATFTSLSGDMPDISKIEQLLRDILREETSRVLSVETIQKRVADFYELKVSDLTGKRRPNSIAFPRQIAMYLSRRLTECSLKDIGNAFGGRDHGTVIHANKLVASRMENDVRVRDIVLRLEEDLQG, encoded by the coding sequence ATGACCCCTTCATCCGAATTGCCAGCAGCATGGACCAAAATCACAGGAGCCCTTCAAACGATCATGTCCCCGGAGGTTTACGGGCTGTGGTTCCCCAAATTTTCCCTGCTGGAAGACTCCGGAAAAACCCTGACGCTGGTATGCGATGATCCGATGGCCGCCCTGTGGGTGGAAAACAGCTACACGCCGGAACTGAAACAGGCGGCCATGCTGGCTCTGGGAGGGGAACGCAATGTAAAATTTGTCTGCGCGGACGAGGTGGCTTCCGAACAGGAAACGGACGCGCCGGCACAGAAATCCTCCGCACGCAAAAAAACCGCCCAGCCGGACGAATCCCAGGCCCGTACCGCCAAAAAGGCACGCCCCCAGGGAGCCAGGGCCGCATTGAATGATTTGTACACGTTTGACTCCTTCGTGATGTATGAAGACAGCAGGTTTGCGTACCAGGCGGCCATTTCCGCCGCCCAGTCGGAGCGCCCCCTCTTCAACCCCCTCTTTTTATACGGAAAATCCGGCGTAGGAAAAACCCATCTTCTGCAAGCCATCGGCCATGAAGTTCTCCGTCAGGAATCCTCCGCAAACGTGGTGTACGTGACGGGTGAACAATTCGCGAATGAATTCATTGACGCTTCCCGCACCCAAAACGGCCAGAGCTTTGCCAAACTGCGCCGCAAATACCGCAAGGCGGACGTTCTGCTGGTGGACGACGTGCAGTTCATTTCCGGCAAGGAAAAAACGGTGGAAGAATTCCTGCATACGTTTGACGCCCTGTTCCATGCCCACAAGACCATCGTGCTTTGCGCCGATGCCGCCGCCTGCGACATTTCCAACCTGGACGTCCGCCTGGCCGCCCGGCTGGAATCCGGCCTGACGGTGGAACTGACCCTGCCCGGAGACGAAGACCGGCTGGAAATCCTGCGGAGCAAGCGCGACCGTGCCGGAATGAACGTATCCGACGAGATTCTGGAATTCCTCGCCAGCCGCATCCAGAAAAGCGTGCGCCGACTGGAAGGAGCCCTGCTCCGCGTAGCCACATTTACTTCCCTGTCCGGAGACATGCCGGACATCTCCAAGATCGAACAGCTCCTGCGCGATATCCTCCGGGAGGAAACCAGCCGCGTCCTCTCTGTGGAAACCATCCAGAAACGTGTGGCGGACTTTTATGAACTGAAAGTGAGCGACCTGACCGGAAAACGCCGGCCGAACAGCATTGCCTTCCCCCGCCAGATAGCCATGTACCTGAGCCGCCGCCTGACGGAATGTTCCCTGAAGGACATCGGCAACGCGTTCGGCGGCCGTGACCACGGCACCGTCATTCATGCCAACAAGCTCGTAGCCTCCCGCATGGAAAACGACGTCCGCGTCCGCGATATCGTACTCCGGCTGGAGGAAGACCTCCAGGGTTGA